agatctaagcaatgaaagatCATCCTACAACGTATCATTTATCATAGCCTATCATATTTCTGTTTTGAAAGGGCGGGAAAGATAAAGACACAAATCAGTGCTTCAGGAGAAAGAAATGCttatgctaatgtgtttgtttcatgcgcagataattagttactctaattggcatgtgcccctgaccgaggctccctttgggtatgagcccgacataccctttagagtaactaatctcagaatatcaaagtggaatgatgaagaaaccaattgaagtatcaaagggacatgtttgttttaaatatgaaaccttttactttactattcatgatatgcataaaaagaaaaaattaatgaataaactgttttaagggacatattatttcaatGTGAAACCTTACAGTATTTAAAAGGGTCAATACCACACCGTGAAGATAAACAATTCAATGCAACAAGTTGGTAAAGAAACAGAATATCTAAGTTTTTTAAATGCATGTTCAAACAGTGAACTTCAATGAAATCAGAATCAACTGGTAATGAAATGAGTGTCACGAGCCCGTGCTCGAACTTCATTTCTACATAACTTTAAATACACAGTATGAAAACACAAAGGAATTTATCTCTTTGCGGGAGAATTCAACAAGCAGTTTGATTCTCAAAGACACAACtgtaaatataataaacaaaataggCAATGGCATAACTCTTGGGCAGGTCAGAAGATTGCAACTATTGCTCCCCTTTTTGCCTAGGGAACTGGTGACAAACTATGGTAAGAAAATTATTAAGAGTCTCCATGACAAAAATTGCTGGAATAATGAACTGCTCTGGCTGCCTATGGAAACTCTTACAGGGGACACTTTCAAGGATAAAAGGATGGATCTGATAAAAGCTTTCAAGTAGCTTTAACCAGTACTTTTCAGGAGTGGGGAAACACGGTTTTTGGCTGTAGAAAATGACTTCAAGGAACACTAGTTCTATGTCTGTTTCAAGGTCATCACCTAAGGTAGATGGTGGAGACTGCaagaaaatagaggaaggagagCAAATCAATCAATATGTTGCAATTGTTACCTCTACTATAGACCAGCTGAAGACACAAGTCCAAGCTAATCGATCTATGCAtgtaaaagaaaaaaatagaatccAATGCTATACATCTAAAAGCATGTACTGCTTACCTTCAGTCACTTGCAGATACCAGGCAGGTACCAAATGCGATTGAGAAGGATGGTAATAAGGACATGTTTACATTGAGAATAGAAAGTGCTCACTGTAAATTAAGTGATTCTGATCATATGTTGGGAGACAAGGAAAATGTAAATTGTCAAGAAGAAGGTTCTAGTGCATCCTCAACAATTATTTATGCAAGCAGCTCTGGGTGCAAGAGTATTGTTTGAGCAATTAAGCTTCCATTTGTGGAAAAGATACCACCTTATACTACATGGATCTTTCTTGACAGGAACCAAAGGATGGCAGATGATCAGTCAGTTGTTGGAAGGAGGCGTATTTACTATGACAAATGTGGAAATGAAGCATTGGTTTGTAGTGATAGTGAGGAGGAGGTTGCTGAAGAGGAAGATGATAGACATGAGTTTACTGAAGGGGATGATTTTGTTTTACGAATGACAATACAGGAGCATGGGCAATCCCAGGCAGTGTTCACAAGCCTTGGTCAGTGTATTGAAGCCAAACCTTCTGAGCTTGAGGGAAGATATATATTTCTTACAGAGCAAGACAAGAAGAAACAAGTGAAGAACTCTGAAACTACTGCAGCAACTGCAGAAAATATAGCTTCTAGTGATGACATATTTCTTGGAAAGGATCTAGATGCTACTTTGGATTCCTTTGACAACTTGTTTTGCAGACGTTGTTTGGTTTTTGATTGTCGGTTACATGGTTGTTCTCAGGGTCTCGTTTTACCTAGTGAAAAACAATCACCATGGAGCAACCCTGAAGAAGACAACAAAACACCATGTGGGATCCACTGTTATTTACTGGCACTGAAAGCTACAGAAAACATCACTGTTGCAGATTCTTCTACTCCTGATGCTTGTGAGGTGACGCCTCTTCGTGGAACTAGAAAAGATATCTTCATGGAATGTTTTCCAAAGGAAGGTTCAGGTGCAAATAGTAGCTGCACAGGTGTTAAAAGGCCAAAAACTGTCATGACTGAAGGTGCTTGTTCTGGTGAAGAAGTTACAGCTGAGAGCAATCAAGGAGACTCTAATGCTGGAAAGGAAGCATCAACTTTGCAACATGCAAAGTTTTCTAGGAGAGGTAAAAGACGAATAAAACGTGGAGGTATTTCAAGGAAAGATTATAAGAGAACTGCTAAAGAAGTATTAGTTTCCATGAGGAAAAGACAAAAAACAATTGCAGTTTTAGATATGGATACTATTGTCAGTGGAAGTACCCCACCTTCTGATGTTAATTTCAGCTCAAACACAAGGTGTTCTGATAGCAGTAAATCCAAAATCTCTCAAAAGAAACTTTTCAGGACTATTTCAGTCACAAAACGATCCAGaaaacaagatttaagcaatatagATGATGATCAAGCACATGATATAAAGGAGGCATGAAGAGTAAAGAGTTTCCGATACACAAGAAAATAGCATGCAGCCATCAAATAGTAGTAATTTTGAAACTAATACAAAACATATTTCTGAATCTTTTAAAGCTGAAGAGAGTGTTTCTAACAGTTCTGAGTCTCTCAGAGATAAACAAGAGAATACTCTCTGCACACCCCTATTGGACTCCAGTGATATTGATCAGCAGAAAAAGATTGTTCCTTCAGTAGTAGATTTCAACTGTAGAGATAAGAATGTCCAGTTTTCATTACTTGAAAACATCAAACCATCTTACAAGTTTGAAGTCGATGGTCATTCTCTACCTTGGTTTGTCCAATGGAGGATGAAAAGGTGGCTTTCTTGTGCTAGGCGTCATCTTGAAGAGACACTATATATCAAGGACAAATATATCAGGGAAGCTTGCGAAGTCTTCAAAGGGAACACGAATTCTTCTTATACAGAGAGTTTTATTTCCAAAGCATGCTGGAACTGTTCGATTAAAATGCCTTAAAAAGGATGCGGTATCATGGAATGCGATGATAGTAACAAGTTTCCTGGTAATATGGTGCGTGCAAGATGTTAAAAATGTAAAAAACAAACACAGCGCGTTATCTTCCTGgtaaatatgtatgcaaaatgtagcGTATGCAAGATGTAAAAAAACGGACAAAGTAAGTTTCCTGGTAAATGTGGTGCGAGCATACCTGTAGAGAAAACGATTTGCATTTAGAGAGAAGACTCAGAAAGCCCAGCACCCTTTGTCAATGGCGGCACCAAACCCTCCAGAACCTTCTTTGCTGTTCGCACTTTGCAAAATGAGAAATATGATGGAGTGCAAAACTTTTAGGGTTATAAAATCCTTTGTCATTTTTTATATTCTCCCTCAAGTCCGTTGGGCTTTATTATATGCAATATAATAAAAATCAAACATGTTCGATAAAATGGATGTTTATTAATatatcaaatatgttttatttttaatatatttttgttttcattcttgGTCAAAACGCTGGTATTTCTTTGTAAAAGGTATTTAATTACAATGCAATTATAAATTGTAATTGAATATTATTATTCAAAATGTAAAAGGTATATCCATATGCAAgaaggagactaagtcttttgaCTTAGTTTTGAAATGGAGTTAATTCAGGAGAGATAAGGCtctcattgaagaagtcttttcaGTTTGGAGACATAAGGAGAGCATATAGGATCATGCATAACCACTTGGGAAACAATCAAAAGGAGTTGAGATAATTTTGGAGACAAGAACGTTTTTATAGGAACATGAGGTTGTTTGAAACCAAATGGAGTGAATCTAGGGAGGTTGGAGCACTTTTAGGTAAAGGGTCAAAGTTGGACTTTTCCACCATTTTGGGgagcttttattacttggttaagtGTTTTGAGGCTGTTTCTAGTGATCTTTTGGGTTGGTTATTTTTTAAGGAAGACTTTTCTAGGTTTATAGCCCtttttggtgtcttctagactcCTCTTTTTGAGGCACTTTTCTTGCATCTGACCC
The nucleotide sequence above comes from Cryptomeria japonica chromosome 11, Sugi_1.0, whole genome shotgun sequence. Encoded proteins:
- the LOC131860198 gene encoding histone-lysine N-methyltransferase CLF-like is translated as MTSRNTSSMSVSRSSPKVDGGDCKKIEEGEQINQYVAIVTSTIDQLKTQVQANRSMHSLADTRQVPNAIEKDGNKDMFTLRIESAHCKLSDSDHMLGDKENVNCQEEGSSASSTIIYASSSGNQRMADDQSVVGRRRIYYDKCGNEALVCSDSEEEVAEEEDDRHEFTEGDDFVLRMTIQEHGQSQAVFTSLGQCIEAKPSELEGRYIFLTEQDKKKQVKNSETTAATAENIASSDDIFLGKDLDATLDSFDNLFCRRCLVFDCRLHGCSQGLVLPSEKQSPWSNPEEDNKTPCGIHCYLLALKATENITVADSSTPDACEVTPLRGTRKDIFMECFPKEGSGANSSCTGVKRPKTVMTEGACSGEEVTAESNQGDSNAGKEASTLQHAKFSRRGKRRIKRGGISRKDYKRTAKEVLVSMRKRQKTIAVLDMDTIVSGSTPPSDVNFSSNTRCSDSSKSKISQKKLFRTISVTKRSRKQDLSNIDDDQAHDIKEA